In Musa acuminata AAA Group cultivar baxijiao chromosome BXJ2-8, Cavendish_Baxijiao_AAA, whole genome shotgun sequence, one genomic interval encodes:
- the LOC135583803 gene encoding filament-like plant protein 7 isoform X2: MDNKTWLWKRKSSEKSIEKEKALELERSLEDLNEQLSSVRTESGAKDDLLAKQAKVAEEAIAGWRKAEAEALSIKQQLDDTILQKKAAEERAADTDMALKECKQQLHAVKEDQQFIISNAALKISREQEKSRTLEQRLVETNKKLTEAVVENGNLNRVLEVKEKLLKELSESNSTSEAKFTEVKSRLDSSEKLNASLKYELCMLQKELEIRNQEREFNHRSSNAAHRQHLESVKKIAKLETECQRLRVMVRKRLPGPTALAKMRSEVEMLGNNSTELRKKRSSSTSEAFNIKDIIREDSYDASGKGAASLVERLHTIEDENKILKESLTKKNSELQASRVMFARTTSKLSQAETKLEELSKGQACFELARGSPASYDLPLSSISEHGGNEDTISCAESWASALISELEHFKSGKATGSSCQSAVVSELSLMDDFVEMEKLAVGSVDKHFEGSLGTLEDSNSCVTTKESWTGVDLSEATGKEFTPIRSNDNQLRYVSLENHPSWLQDILRVIIQKHHIMQKSWSAILDDLRVALGDSNQAKHLLQQPKHTSSDSFDGAISAGIPNRESGTQLCQSNLEKSIHKLIDLIEGIIQRNKKGNNGQHVPSGDDEGTSMHHSVTAANGYVARAFLWRSSELTVVLQSFVAVCNDVLNGKVDLRQFVAQVTSSVDWIISHCFSLQDDSEMKETLRKHLDGDVSYSIEELQAMVCPAKELDKLKAHEESSITEQRKRPLLSASNGLYILSRTDDMESKPKDEGERLKFDIMSMESRRKDLEEKLKISSDKNEKLVAQLQESEEKISNLRLELAALKESKGKIEDQIINQKLINEDLGTQLTVAKSELNEAHQKFSSLEVELEEKSNCYEELEAACLELQLQLESASHKETPKYIMGQEEKQIQAETIQNLGKQLKALASPKDAPLFDKVISNPAAAKSKRRLQLLDHMRAEDHAKSEETDSPNTKEIICTDAPRPPAAASENLSAGLQYKHKIHMNHGQKSSVRSIIKLSPEKSLMIVPKREKGAKFLRSLLHRRKRKH, from the exons ATGGATAACAAGACATGGCTTTGGAAGAGGAAGTCTTCAGAAAAGAGCATCGAG AAAGAGAAGGCTCTTGAGTTAGAAAGATCCTTAGAAGACTTAAATGAACAACTATCATCTGTTCGCACCGAGTCCGGTGCTAAAGATGATCTTCTGGCAAAGCAAGCGAAAGTGGCTGAAGAAGCAATTGCAG GATGGCGGAAAGCAGAAGCTGAAGCCCTTTCTATAAAGCAACAATTGGATGATACAATACTTCAGAAAAAAGCTGCTGAAGAAAGGGCAGCCGATACTGATATGGCATTGAAAGAATGCAAGCAACAGCTGCATGCTGTCAAGGAAGACCAGCAGTTCATTATTAGCAATGCTGCCCTGAAGATATCACGAGAACAGGAGAAGTCACGAACATTAGAACAAAGGTTGGTGGAGACAAATAAGAAGCTCACTGAAGCAGTTGTTGAAAATGGAAACCTGAACAGAGTTCTAGAGGTCAAAGAGAAGTTGCTTAAAGAGTTGAGCGAGTCTAATTCCACGTCAGAAGCAAAATTCACAGAAGTAAAGTCTAGACTTGATTCCTCAGAGAAACTAAATGCTTCTCTGAAGTATGAGTTGTGTATGCTTCAGAAGGAGCTTGAGATTCGAAATCAGGAGAGAGAATTCAATCACAGATCATCTAATGCTGCTCACAGGCAACACCTAGAGAGTGTTAAGAAGATTGCTAAGCTAGAAACAGAGTGCCAAAGATTGCGTGTCATGGTCAGGAAGCGACTGCCAGGACCAACAGCTTTGGCTAAAATGAGAAGTGAGGTTGAAATGCTGGGGAATAATTCTACTGAACTGAGAAAGAAAAGGTCAAGTTCCACCAGTGAAGCCTTCAATATAAAGGACATTATTCGAGAAGACTCTTATGATGCATCAGGCAAGGGAGCTGCTTCTCTTGTTGAGAGATTACACACCATTGAAGATGAGAACAAGATCCTCAAAGAATCATTAACCAAGAAAAACAGTGAGCTTCAGGCATCACGTGTGATGTTTGCACGTACAACATCCAAGCTATCGCAGGCTGAGACAAAGCTCGAGGAATTATCAAAAGGACAAGCTTGCTTTGAGCTAGCAAGGGGCAGCCCAGCGTCATATGACCTGCCCCTTTCATCAATTTCGGAGCATGGAGGCAATGAAGATACCATTAGCTGTGCTGAATCATGGGCTTCTGCTTTAATTTCTGAACTGGAGCACTTCAAAAGTGGAAAAGCAACCGGATCATCTTGCCAAAGTGCTGTTGTATCGGAGTTGAGTTTGATGGATGATTTTGTTGAGATGGAGAAACTAGCAGTAGGTTCTGTTGACAAACATTTTGAAGGTTCACTCGGTACATTGGAAGATAGTAATTCATGTGTAACTACCAAAGAATCTTGGACAGGAGTTGATCTATCAGAAGCAACAGGCAAGGAGTTCACTCCAATCAGAAGTAATGACAATCAACTTAGGTATGTATCACTTGAAAACCACCCTAGTTGGCTTCAGGATATTCTAAGGGTCATCATACAAAAGCATCATATCATGCAAAAAAGTTGGAGTGCAATTCTTGATGATCTCAGAGTTGCTCTGGGTGATTCAAATCAGGCAAAGCATTTACTTCAACAACCCAAACACACTTCATCGGATTCATTTGATGGAGCAATCAGTGCAGGCATACCGAACAGAGAAAGTGGTACCCAACTTTGTCAGTCAAACTTAGAGAAATCAATTCACAAGCTTATTGACTTGATTGAGGGAATCATTCAGAGAAATAAAAAGGGTAACAACGGTCAACACGTTCCATCTGGAGACGATGAAGGcacttctatgcatcatagtgttACAGCAGCAAATGGATATGTTGCTCGCGCGTTTCTGTGGAGAAGTTCTGAACTTACTGTTGTTTTACAGAGTTTTGTTGCAGTCTGTAACGACGTATTGAATGGCAAGGTCGATCTTCGACAGTTTGTGGCTCAAGTAACTTCATCTGTGGACTGGATTATAAGCCACTGTTTTTCCCTTCAAGATGATTCAGAGATGAAAGAGACTCTCAGAAAACACTTGGATGGAGATGTTTCTTACAGTATTGAAGAACTTCAAGCTATGGTGTGCCCAGCCAAAGAACTAGACAAGTTGAAGGCACATGAAGAATCCAGTATTACTGAACAGAGGAAAAGACCTTTATTATCTGCATCAAATGGTCTGTATATCTTGTCCAGAACAGATGATATGGAATccaaaccaaaagatgaaggtGAGAGGCTAAAATTTGATATCATGAGTATGGAGTCTAGAAGGAAAGATTTGGAGGAAAAGCTGAAAATATCTAGCGATAAGAATGAAAAATTGGTAGCTCAACTCCAGGAATCAGAAGAAAAAATTTCCAATTTACGACTGGAGCTAGCAGCACTCAAGGAATCCAAGGGGAAGATCGAAGACCAGATTATAAACCAAAAACTAATTAACGAAGATCTTGGAACACAGCTAACAGTTGCAAAGTCAGAATTGAACGAGGCTCATCAGAAGTTCTCATCCCTTGAAGTCGAACTGGAAGAGAAGAGTAATTGCTATGAAGAATTAGAGGCAGCATGTCTTGAACTACAGCTTCAGTTAGAAAG TGCTTCACACAAGGAAACTCCAAAATATATCATGGGTCAGGAAGAAAAGCAAATCCAAGCA GAAACCATTCAAAACCTAGGGAAACAGTTAAAAGCATTGGCATCACCGAAAGATGCACCTCTATTTGACAAAGTGATATCCAATCCTGCTGCTGCAAAATCCAAACGTCGGCTTCAATTACTTGATCATATGAGAGCAGAGGATCATGCAAAATCAGAGGAAACCGATTCTCCCAACACAAAGGAAATCATCTGCACTGATGCACCAAGGCCACCGGCTGCAGCTTCTGAGAATCTGAGTGCAGGCTTGCAATACAAACACAAGATTCATATGAACCATGGCCAAAAAAGTTCAGTAAGAAGTATCATTAAGCTCTCGCCGGAGAAGTCATTGATGATAGTACCGAAGAGAGAAAAGGGAGCTAAATTTCTGAGAAGTCTCTTGCACCGAAGGAAGCGAAAGCACTAA
- the LOC135583803 gene encoding filament-like plant protein 4 isoform X1: protein MDNKTWLWKRKSSEKSIEKEKALELERSLEDLNEQLSSVRTESGAKDDLLAKQAKVAEEAIAGWRKAEAEALSIKQQLDDTILQKKAAEERAADTDMALKECKQQLHAVKEDQQFIISNAALKISREQEKSRTLEQRLVETNKKLTEAVVENGNLNRVLEVKEKLLKELSESNSTSEAKFTEVKSRLDSSEKLNASLKYELCMLQKELEIRNQEREFNHRSSNAAHRQHLESVKKIAKLETECQRLRVMVRKRLPGPTALAKMRSEVEMLGNNSTELRKKRSSSTSEAFNIKDIIREDSYDASGKGAASLVERLHTIEDENKILKESLTKKNSELQASRVMFARTTSKLSQAETKLEELSKGQACFELARGSPASYDLPLSSISEHGGNEDTISCAESWASALISELEHFKSGKATGSSCQSAVVSELSLMDDFVEMEKLAVGSVDKHFEGSLGTLEDSNSCVTTKESWTGVDLSEATGKEFTPIRSNDNQLRYVSLENHPSWLQDILRVIIQKHHIMQKSWSAILDDLRVALGDSNQAKHLLQQPKHTSSDSFDGAISAGIPNRESGTQLCQSNLEKSIHKLIDLIEGIIQRNKKGNNGQHVPSGDDEGTSMHHSVTAANGYVARAFLWRSSELTVVLQSFVAVCNDVLNGKVDLRQFVAQVTSSVDWIISHCFSLQDDSEMKETLRKHLDGDVSYSIEELQAMVCPAKELDKLKAHEESSITEQRKRPLLSASNGLYILSRTDDMESKPKDEGERLKFDIMSMESRRKDLEEKLKISSDKNEKLVAQLQESEEKISNLRLELAALKESKGKIEDQIINQKLINEDLGTQLTVAKSELNEAHQKFSSLEVELEEKSNCYEELEAACLELQLQLESASHKETPKYIMGQEEKQIQAECDIVAASQKLAACQETIQNLGKQLKALASPKDAPLFDKVISNPAAAKSKRRLQLLDHMRAEDHAKSEETDSPNTKEIICTDAPRPPAAASENLSAGLQYKHKIHMNHGQKSSVRSIIKLSPEKSLMIVPKREKGAKFLRSLLHRRKRKH from the exons ATGGATAACAAGACATGGCTTTGGAAGAGGAAGTCTTCAGAAAAGAGCATCGAG AAAGAGAAGGCTCTTGAGTTAGAAAGATCCTTAGAAGACTTAAATGAACAACTATCATCTGTTCGCACCGAGTCCGGTGCTAAAGATGATCTTCTGGCAAAGCAAGCGAAAGTGGCTGAAGAAGCAATTGCAG GATGGCGGAAAGCAGAAGCTGAAGCCCTTTCTATAAAGCAACAATTGGATGATACAATACTTCAGAAAAAAGCTGCTGAAGAAAGGGCAGCCGATACTGATATGGCATTGAAAGAATGCAAGCAACAGCTGCATGCTGTCAAGGAAGACCAGCAGTTCATTATTAGCAATGCTGCCCTGAAGATATCACGAGAACAGGAGAAGTCACGAACATTAGAACAAAGGTTGGTGGAGACAAATAAGAAGCTCACTGAAGCAGTTGTTGAAAATGGAAACCTGAACAGAGTTCTAGAGGTCAAAGAGAAGTTGCTTAAAGAGTTGAGCGAGTCTAATTCCACGTCAGAAGCAAAATTCACAGAAGTAAAGTCTAGACTTGATTCCTCAGAGAAACTAAATGCTTCTCTGAAGTATGAGTTGTGTATGCTTCAGAAGGAGCTTGAGATTCGAAATCAGGAGAGAGAATTCAATCACAGATCATCTAATGCTGCTCACAGGCAACACCTAGAGAGTGTTAAGAAGATTGCTAAGCTAGAAACAGAGTGCCAAAGATTGCGTGTCATGGTCAGGAAGCGACTGCCAGGACCAACAGCTTTGGCTAAAATGAGAAGTGAGGTTGAAATGCTGGGGAATAATTCTACTGAACTGAGAAAGAAAAGGTCAAGTTCCACCAGTGAAGCCTTCAATATAAAGGACATTATTCGAGAAGACTCTTATGATGCATCAGGCAAGGGAGCTGCTTCTCTTGTTGAGAGATTACACACCATTGAAGATGAGAACAAGATCCTCAAAGAATCATTAACCAAGAAAAACAGTGAGCTTCAGGCATCACGTGTGATGTTTGCACGTACAACATCCAAGCTATCGCAGGCTGAGACAAAGCTCGAGGAATTATCAAAAGGACAAGCTTGCTTTGAGCTAGCAAGGGGCAGCCCAGCGTCATATGACCTGCCCCTTTCATCAATTTCGGAGCATGGAGGCAATGAAGATACCATTAGCTGTGCTGAATCATGGGCTTCTGCTTTAATTTCTGAACTGGAGCACTTCAAAAGTGGAAAAGCAACCGGATCATCTTGCCAAAGTGCTGTTGTATCGGAGTTGAGTTTGATGGATGATTTTGTTGAGATGGAGAAACTAGCAGTAGGTTCTGTTGACAAACATTTTGAAGGTTCACTCGGTACATTGGAAGATAGTAATTCATGTGTAACTACCAAAGAATCTTGGACAGGAGTTGATCTATCAGAAGCAACAGGCAAGGAGTTCACTCCAATCAGAAGTAATGACAATCAACTTAGGTATGTATCACTTGAAAACCACCCTAGTTGGCTTCAGGATATTCTAAGGGTCATCATACAAAAGCATCATATCATGCAAAAAAGTTGGAGTGCAATTCTTGATGATCTCAGAGTTGCTCTGGGTGATTCAAATCAGGCAAAGCATTTACTTCAACAACCCAAACACACTTCATCGGATTCATTTGATGGAGCAATCAGTGCAGGCATACCGAACAGAGAAAGTGGTACCCAACTTTGTCAGTCAAACTTAGAGAAATCAATTCACAAGCTTATTGACTTGATTGAGGGAATCATTCAGAGAAATAAAAAGGGTAACAACGGTCAACACGTTCCATCTGGAGACGATGAAGGcacttctatgcatcatagtgttACAGCAGCAAATGGATATGTTGCTCGCGCGTTTCTGTGGAGAAGTTCTGAACTTACTGTTGTTTTACAGAGTTTTGTTGCAGTCTGTAACGACGTATTGAATGGCAAGGTCGATCTTCGACAGTTTGTGGCTCAAGTAACTTCATCTGTGGACTGGATTATAAGCCACTGTTTTTCCCTTCAAGATGATTCAGAGATGAAAGAGACTCTCAGAAAACACTTGGATGGAGATGTTTCTTACAGTATTGAAGAACTTCAAGCTATGGTGTGCCCAGCCAAAGAACTAGACAAGTTGAAGGCACATGAAGAATCCAGTATTACTGAACAGAGGAAAAGACCTTTATTATCTGCATCAAATGGTCTGTATATCTTGTCCAGAACAGATGATATGGAATccaaaccaaaagatgaaggtGAGAGGCTAAAATTTGATATCATGAGTATGGAGTCTAGAAGGAAAGATTTGGAGGAAAAGCTGAAAATATCTAGCGATAAGAATGAAAAATTGGTAGCTCAACTCCAGGAATCAGAAGAAAAAATTTCCAATTTACGACTGGAGCTAGCAGCACTCAAGGAATCCAAGGGGAAGATCGAAGACCAGATTATAAACCAAAAACTAATTAACGAAGATCTTGGAACACAGCTAACAGTTGCAAAGTCAGAATTGAACGAGGCTCATCAGAAGTTCTCATCCCTTGAAGTCGAACTGGAAGAGAAGAGTAATTGCTATGAAGAATTAGAGGCAGCATGTCTTGAACTACAGCTTCAGTTAGAAAG TGCTTCACACAAGGAAACTCCAAAATATATCATGGGTCAGGAAGAAAAGCAAATCCAAGCA GAATGTGATATAGTTGCAGCCTCACAGAAGCTTGCTGCTTGCCAGGAAACCATTCAAAACCTAGGGAAACAGTTAAAAGCATTGGCATCACCGAAAGATGCACCTCTATTTGACAAAGTGATATCCAATCCTGCTGCTGCAAAATCCAAACGTCGGCTTCAATTACTTGATCATATGAGAGCAGAGGATCATGCAAAATCAGAGGAAACCGATTCTCCCAACACAAAGGAAATCATCTGCACTGATGCACCAAGGCCACCGGCTGCAGCTTCTGAGAATCTGAGTGCAGGCTTGCAATACAAACACAAGATTCATATGAACCATGGCCAAAAAAGTTCAGTAAGAAGTATCATTAAGCTCTCGCCGGAGAAGTCATTGATGATAGTACCGAAGAGAGAAAAGGGAGCTAAATTTCTGAGAAGTCTCTTGCACCGAAGGAAGCGAAAGCACTAA
- the LOC103994748 gene encoding WUSCHEL-related homeobox 4-like isoform X1, whose product MKVHQLTLGLWEQLPSSPSTSSSLSSSSTNHHKRLRPLAPKLSSSAVVSTTTMAEIISLKSFNSPLTTKFASRNVDASLMQLQSGGTRWNPMPEQIKLLEALYQGGMRTPNPVQIERITAELSKYGRIEGKNVFYWFQNHKARERQKQKRSALLALATNSASLPNLLKVRTKHGFSPHAHFVCRVTCEDLGLCWSCMMVQLQGEEMKELHDGSCKRKCRSWGCLEPDVEDSGPGDRTLELFPLHPEWKQVG is encoded by the exons ATGAAGGTTCACCAGTTGACGTTAGGCTTGTGGGAGCAACTCCCCTCCTCGccttccacctcctcctccctctcctcttcctctaccaACCACCATAAGCGCCTCCGCCCGCTTGCCCCGAAGCTTTCCTCTTCTGCCGTCGTTTCCACGACTACAATGGCGGAGATCATCAGCTTGAAGAGCTTCAATTCGCCGCTGACCACCAAATTCGCCTCCAGAAACGTAGACGCCTCGCTG ATGCAGCTGCAGTCAGGGGGAACGCGGTGGAACCCGATGCCGGAGCAGATAAAGCTACTGGAGGCACTGTATCAGGGCGGGATGCGGACGCCGAACCCGGTCCAGATCGAGCGCATCACCGCGGAGCTTAGCAAGTATGGCAGGATCGAGGGCAAGAACGTGTTCTACTGGTTTCAGAACCACAAGGCGCGGGAGCGCCAGAAGCAGAAGCGGAGCGCGCTCCTCGCCCTCGCCACCAACAGTGCTTCGCTTCCCAATCTGCTCAAAGTACGAACGAAGCATGGTTTCTCGCCTCATGCACACTTCGTGTGTCGCGTTACTTGTGAGGATTTAGGTTTATGTTGGTCATGCATGATGGTGCAATTACAGGGAGAAGAGATGAAGGAGCTCCATGATGGGAGCTGCAAGCGCAAGTGCAGGAGCTGGGGCTGTCTGGAGCCGGACGTGGAAGACAGTGGGCCTGGTGACCGCACCTTGGAGCTCTTCCCGCTGCACCCAGAATGGAAGCAGGTGGGATAG
- the LOC103994748 gene encoding WUSCHEL-related homeobox 4-like isoform X2, with amino-acid sequence MKVHQLTLGLWEQLPSSPSTSSSLSSSSTNHHKRLRPLAPKLSSSAVVSTTTMAEIISLKSFNSPLTTKFASRNVDASLMQLQSGGTRWNPMPEQIKLLEALYQGGMRTPNPVQIERITAELSKYGRIEGKNVFYWFQNHKARERQKQKRSALLALATNSASLPNLLKGEEMKELHDGSCKRKCRSWGCLEPDVEDSGPGDRTLELFPLHPEWKQVG; translated from the exons ATGAAGGTTCACCAGTTGACGTTAGGCTTGTGGGAGCAACTCCCCTCCTCGccttccacctcctcctccctctcctcttcctctaccaACCACCATAAGCGCCTCCGCCCGCTTGCCCCGAAGCTTTCCTCTTCTGCCGTCGTTTCCACGACTACAATGGCGGAGATCATCAGCTTGAAGAGCTTCAATTCGCCGCTGACCACCAAATTCGCCTCCAGAAACGTAGACGCCTCGCTG ATGCAGCTGCAGTCAGGGGGAACGCGGTGGAACCCGATGCCGGAGCAGATAAAGCTACTGGAGGCACTGTATCAGGGCGGGATGCGGACGCCGAACCCGGTCCAGATCGAGCGCATCACCGCGGAGCTTAGCAAGTATGGCAGGATCGAGGGCAAGAACGTGTTCTACTGGTTTCAGAACCACAAGGCGCGGGAGCGCCAGAAGCAGAAGCGGAGCGCGCTCCTCGCCCTCGCCACCAACAGTGCTTCGCTTCCCAATCTGCTCAAA GGAGAAGAGATGAAGGAGCTCCATGATGGGAGCTGCAAGCGCAAGTGCAGGAGCTGGGGCTGTCTGGAGCCGGACGTGGAAGACAGTGGGCCTGGTGACCGCACCTTGGAGCTCTTCCCGCTGCACCCAGAATGGAAGCAGGTGGGATAG
- the LOC135583803 gene encoding filament-like plant protein 7 isoform X3: MDNKTWLWKRKSSEKSIEKEKALELERSLEDLNEQLSSVRTESGAKDDLLAKQAKVAEEAIAGWRKAEAEALSIKQQLDDTILQKKAAEERAADTDMALKECKQQLHAVKEDQQFIISNAALKISREQEKSRTLEQRLVETNKKLTEAVVENGNLNRVLEVKEKLLKELSESNSTSEAKFTEVKSRLDSSEKLNASLKYELCMLQKELEIRNQEREFNHRSSNAAHRQHLESVKKIAKLETECQRLRVMVRKRLPGPTALAKMRSEVEMLGNNSTELRKKRSSSTSEAFNIKDIIREDSYDASGKGAASLVERLHTIEDENKILKESLTKKNSELQASRVMFARTTSKLSQAETKLEELSKGQACFELARGSPASYDLPLSSISEHGGNEDTISCAESWASALISELEHFKSGKATGSSCQSAVVSELSLMDDFVEMEKLAVGSVDKHFEGSLGTLEDSNSCVTTKESWTGVDLSEATGKEFTPIRSNDNQLRYVSLENHPSWLQDILRVIIQKHHIMQKSWSAILDDLRVALGDSNQAKHLLQQPKHTSSDSFDGAISAGIPNRESGTQLCQSNLEKSIHKLIDLIEGIIQRNKKGNNGQHVPSGDDEGTSMHHSVTAANGYVARAFLWRSSELTVVLQSFVAVCNDVLNGKVDLRQFVAQVTSSVDWIISHCFSLQDDSEMKETLRKHLDGDVSYSIEELQAMVCPAKELDKLKAHEESSITEQRKRPLLSASNGLYILSRTDDMESKPKDEGERLKFDIMSMESRRKDLEEKLKISSDKNEKLVAQLQESEEKISNLRLELAALKESKGKIEDQIINQKLINEDLGTQLTVAKSELNEAHQKFSSLEVELEEKSNCYEELEAACLELQLQLESASHKETPKYIMGQEEKQIQALQPHRSLLLARKPFKT, encoded by the exons ATGGATAACAAGACATGGCTTTGGAAGAGGAAGTCTTCAGAAAAGAGCATCGAG AAAGAGAAGGCTCTTGAGTTAGAAAGATCCTTAGAAGACTTAAATGAACAACTATCATCTGTTCGCACCGAGTCCGGTGCTAAAGATGATCTTCTGGCAAAGCAAGCGAAAGTGGCTGAAGAAGCAATTGCAG GATGGCGGAAAGCAGAAGCTGAAGCCCTTTCTATAAAGCAACAATTGGATGATACAATACTTCAGAAAAAAGCTGCTGAAGAAAGGGCAGCCGATACTGATATGGCATTGAAAGAATGCAAGCAACAGCTGCATGCTGTCAAGGAAGACCAGCAGTTCATTATTAGCAATGCTGCCCTGAAGATATCACGAGAACAGGAGAAGTCACGAACATTAGAACAAAGGTTGGTGGAGACAAATAAGAAGCTCACTGAAGCAGTTGTTGAAAATGGAAACCTGAACAGAGTTCTAGAGGTCAAAGAGAAGTTGCTTAAAGAGTTGAGCGAGTCTAATTCCACGTCAGAAGCAAAATTCACAGAAGTAAAGTCTAGACTTGATTCCTCAGAGAAACTAAATGCTTCTCTGAAGTATGAGTTGTGTATGCTTCAGAAGGAGCTTGAGATTCGAAATCAGGAGAGAGAATTCAATCACAGATCATCTAATGCTGCTCACAGGCAACACCTAGAGAGTGTTAAGAAGATTGCTAAGCTAGAAACAGAGTGCCAAAGATTGCGTGTCATGGTCAGGAAGCGACTGCCAGGACCAACAGCTTTGGCTAAAATGAGAAGTGAGGTTGAAATGCTGGGGAATAATTCTACTGAACTGAGAAAGAAAAGGTCAAGTTCCACCAGTGAAGCCTTCAATATAAAGGACATTATTCGAGAAGACTCTTATGATGCATCAGGCAAGGGAGCTGCTTCTCTTGTTGAGAGATTACACACCATTGAAGATGAGAACAAGATCCTCAAAGAATCATTAACCAAGAAAAACAGTGAGCTTCAGGCATCACGTGTGATGTTTGCACGTACAACATCCAAGCTATCGCAGGCTGAGACAAAGCTCGAGGAATTATCAAAAGGACAAGCTTGCTTTGAGCTAGCAAGGGGCAGCCCAGCGTCATATGACCTGCCCCTTTCATCAATTTCGGAGCATGGAGGCAATGAAGATACCATTAGCTGTGCTGAATCATGGGCTTCTGCTTTAATTTCTGAACTGGAGCACTTCAAAAGTGGAAAAGCAACCGGATCATCTTGCCAAAGTGCTGTTGTATCGGAGTTGAGTTTGATGGATGATTTTGTTGAGATGGAGAAACTAGCAGTAGGTTCTGTTGACAAACATTTTGAAGGTTCACTCGGTACATTGGAAGATAGTAATTCATGTGTAACTACCAAAGAATCTTGGACAGGAGTTGATCTATCAGAAGCAACAGGCAAGGAGTTCACTCCAATCAGAAGTAATGACAATCAACTTAGGTATGTATCACTTGAAAACCACCCTAGTTGGCTTCAGGATATTCTAAGGGTCATCATACAAAAGCATCATATCATGCAAAAAAGTTGGAGTGCAATTCTTGATGATCTCAGAGTTGCTCTGGGTGATTCAAATCAGGCAAAGCATTTACTTCAACAACCCAAACACACTTCATCGGATTCATTTGATGGAGCAATCAGTGCAGGCATACCGAACAGAGAAAGTGGTACCCAACTTTGTCAGTCAAACTTAGAGAAATCAATTCACAAGCTTATTGACTTGATTGAGGGAATCATTCAGAGAAATAAAAAGGGTAACAACGGTCAACACGTTCCATCTGGAGACGATGAAGGcacttctatgcatcatagtgttACAGCAGCAAATGGATATGTTGCTCGCGCGTTTCTGTGGAGAAGTTCTGAACTTACTGTTGTTTTACAGAGTTTTGTTGCAGTCTGTAACGACGTATTGAATGGCAAGGTCGATCTTCGACAGTTTGTGGCTCAAGTAACTTCATCTGTGGACTGGATTATAAGCCACTGTTTTTCCCTTCAAGATGATTCAGAGATGAAAGAGACTCTCAGAAAACACTTGGATGGAGATGTTTCTTACAGTATTGAAGAACTTCAAGCTATGGTGTGCCCAGCCAAAGAACTAGACAAGTTGAAGGCACATGAAGAATCCAGTATTACTGAACAGAGGAAAAGACCTTTATTATCTGCATCAAATGGTCTGTATATCTTGTCCAGAACAGATGATATGGAATccaaaccaaaagatgaaggtGAGAGGCTAAAATTTGATATCATGAGTATGGAGTCTAGAAGGAAAGATTTGGAGGAAAAGCTGAAAATATCTAGCGATAAGAATGAAAAATTGGTAGCTCAACTCCAGGAATCAGAAGAAAAAATTTCCAATTTACGACTGGAGCTAGCAGCACTCAAGGAATCCAAGGGGAAGATCGAAGACCAGATTATAAACCAAAAACTAATTAACGAAGATCTTGGAACACAGCTAACAGTTGCAAAGTCAGAATTGAACGAGGCTCATCAGAAGTTCTCATCCCTTGAAGTCGAACTGGAAGAGAAGAGTAATTGCTATGAAGAATTAGAGGCAGCATGTCTTGAACTACAGCTTCAGTTAGAAAG TGCTTCACACAAGGAAACTCCAAAATATATCATGGGTCAGGAAGAAAAGCAAATCCAAGCA TTGCAGCCTCACAGAAGCTTGCTGCTTGCCAGGAAACCATTCAAAACCTAG